CTACTTTGAGGATATAGAGGTTGCCTCTAGTGAGTGGCTACAAAGACATTTTCACATATATGAGACAAGTAAACACGTCTTTACTCAAAACAAACACAAAGCCATAATGTACTATCATGTTCTTAGTAAGCTACCAAACAAGTTGATAGTAAAAACATATAGCATGGACATAAGAAGCACCATTTAGGCACACAAACAAATGATAACATGCAAAGGCCATCAAACCTAACTGCAAAGCTAAGCTCATAAGGCAAGAAAGATTAACAAACAAATATTGGTAAATCCAAAACCTGATGTTGATGACCAAAAGCAATTGAATCAGCAAACCAAGCAGTTGACTCATTTTGCAAATCTCGCCATGAGTATGCAGTTGCCCGTTCTTGCATGGTTGAACCATAACCACTACGACTTCTAGAACGGATGATCCAGCTTCCTTTAACACTAGTAACTGAAGCCTGTAGAACGCTGTCTTGTGTAGTTGAACCATACACTGAAGTATATTGACCAACATAATGAGCTCCGGCAGATGCACAGCTACCCAATAAGGCTAAATGCCATGAGGCAGATGCACAGCTACCCAATAAGGCTAAATGCCATGAAGCCACGGACAGCTGAGAGACACCATCAGGTCCCGGAATTTGACCAAATGACTGTGAGTttgactgttgctgttgtccaTAGTTTTTTCACACGAATACATAGTCGAATCAAACTCGCACATCTTGACATATGTTACCGTCAAAGGAAAATTTTTCTTTAGGAATACAAAGTAAAAGTAGATAATAATTCTCAGACCCCATTATTATGTGTATAAAATCATCTAAGTAGATAATAATTCTCACATCCCATTATTATGTTACCGAAGGAAATTGCTACTTTCATGAATTATTAAACATAAGTGGAAAGAATGAAATTCAAGTACAAAAAAACTAGGCAAATTTAATGGTATCTTATACACCTTGGTAAAACAAACCAAACAACAAATTTTGGCGATATCAACCCGAACCCATATTGACACGTCACCTTACGTTGTTGGTTTTGTAGGGCTTTGTATGTGATCTTCAAATAGTTGGTGAACATCATGTTTCTATTAATGTTAAACTTTCAAATACAAATAACGTTATATCTCTTCCTACAAAAACACAAATCCTTGGCATTTACCAGTAATCTCCACAAGAACATAATCCATCACTAAAATGATGAAACCTCTTTGAATCTCTTACCACAATATCCCGATTCACGATCTTGGCTATCAATTTAATCGTTTCATGACAATCACCACAAATCCTCAGATTTTTAATCACTTGAATGGTTGAACCAGGAACCGAGTTCATAACCGCATACGCAACAGCCAGCTTCTCACTATGAATCTTCAATGTCATTTCCTTCTCTTCATTATCAATATCATGTAAAACCGATGTCATATTCGGTACATATCCAGCTTCTTGCACCTTCATACATAATTcttccaaatataaatatattttctcaTGATCCGGATGCTCTTTATCCCCAACCAAAAACACATGCACTTGACCCTTTAATTCAACCAAACTAAACCCCGGTGTTTTGCTTAATGCGTGACTTTTCATATAAATTCTCATCTTTTCAACATCGTTCCACCTTCCAGCATCAGCGTACATATTCGAAAGTAAAACATAATATCCACAATTTTGCGGGTCTAGTTCGAAAAGTTTTTTTGCAGCGATTTCTCCAAGATCCACATTCTTGTGCATTCTACAAGCAGCAAGAAGAGAGCCCCACACGACAAAATCGGGCCGTACCTTCATTTTTTTGATCAAATCATACGCGCGGTTAAGAAAACCGGCTCGCCCGAAAAGATCAACCATGCAACTATAGTGTTCCACTCCTGGCTCGATACTATATTTACGGGTCATGGTTTGGAACCAGTGCCATCCTTCATCAACTAGACCAGCATGGCTACATGCTGATAGAACGGATACGAACGTTATGTAATTTGGCAGTATGTTAACCCGAACCATCTCGTAGAAGACATCTAGAGCCTCTTGTGCGTAACCATGCATGCCGTAACCGGCAACCATGGCGGTCCATGACCTCACGTTCTTGTTTTTCATACGGTCAAAGGCGGTTCTTGCAATCGTTACTCTTCCACATTTGCAATACATGTCTACAATTGATGTACCCACAACTACATCATCCTCTAGACCCATTTTTATAACCTATGCAATGAACAAGCACATGATATTATTTAACATACGTGTGTTTTATTAAATACAAAGgagtaaaatgctattttcatccctgaggtttggccagttttgcgactttcgtccaaaggtttgttttttcgcatctagatccaaaagttttgaaatcttgccattttcatccggcttgttaactccatcatATTTCTCGGTGTTAAAGGGCACTTCGGTCTTTTTCCGGgatattcggtctttttacatacagtgaaaaagaccgaattgccctttaagttagcaaaaaagacggaaaAACCTATGACTTAatgaagaaaaatggatggagttaacgagccggatgaaaatgacaagatttcaaaccttttggatccagatgcgaaaaaacaaacctttggacgaaagtcgcaaaactggccaaacctaaAATGGCATTGTACTCGATACAAAGTCAAGCTTTTGTAAGTTAACAACTTCATTTCAAGTTACCTGATCATGTATACATTTTCCAATTTGTAGAGCACCCGAATGAGCACACGCCAGCAAAACTGCAGACAACGTGACAGCGTTGTGATTAACATCGGCATCTCGCACCATGGCATAAAACAGATCTAACGCTTCTGTAGACATTCCATGTTGAGCACAAACTGCAATCATTGAATTCCAAGTTGTTACGTCTTTGTTGATTATTTCATTAAACGCCTTCCTAGAGAAACGTAGCTGACCGCATTTAGCATAAGCATCCACCAGAGTATTCCCGATTCTCGTATTTTCTGCAAACCCTTTTTTAACAACCACCCCATGAACCCCCTCTGTGACATTCTTGTTTGAAATACTCGAACAAGCTGCAAGAACAGAAACCATAGCAACTGCATCGACACACACTTCGTTCTCATTCTCAGCTACGCTCTCTTCGGTCAGAAAGTCTTTAAAAAGTGATAAAGCGTCAAAGGGACGTCCGTTTTGGACATAGCCTGTGATCATTGAAGTCCAAGAAACCATATTTCGAACAGGCGTTTCATCGAAAAGGTTCTGAGCATCGTCCAAATGACCACATTTGGAATACATGTTAATGAGAGCAGACGAGACAAAAACATCATCGTGAAATCCGAAAACAAAAGCTTGCGACTGGATCTGCCTCCCCGAGTGAAGATCAAAGAGGGCAGAGCAGGATTTAATAGCGCAAGGGAAAGTGGAGCGGTTTGGTGTAAGAGAGAGCTTTCTCATGGCGGAGAATGCAAGAAGGGATTCGACCGAATCCCCACCGCGAGCAAGGTCGGCAATGACCGAATTCCATGACCAGACTTTAGTGGTGTCCACGTATTTGTTGAAGAAGGTAACGAGGTTAGGATGATTGCGTGATGAGTGATTGACAGCAAGCTGCAAAGAAGAATTAGCAGCAACCAGAGCTACTTTGGTGATCTTCATTCATTTCCCCTTTTTATCTTCCTACGCCGTTTTGTTTTTATCACTATGATTAATAGTTTTGGCCCCAATGTCTTGCAACGCACAGTTATAAGATTTCTTTAAGCTGTCATCACATCATACCTATTAGAACCCAGAAAAAAGTATAAAATATGACGCAATTGTCCGGTAACTAATCACCCATTTAGTTATGATGCAAATTTGTTGATATATATGTATAGAAATTGAAAATTCTCGGAAATATAGTAATAACTAAAACTTGATAACAAAAATTCAACATCTTAAAAGTACAATCAAATCCTAAATTCTAATCAACGGTGATGAATCATTGAAGAACAGATATTGAACCCAAATTGTTATGAGtgataaattttatttttctcattaaagcattttatcaaacacttggtatGCATGAATTGAAAAAACTATTAAAGCTCCACCACGTATCATGCCAGGTTGCAGACATGAAGATATGATAACAAATTTATTAAAAACAGAACCTTAATTAGTAAAACATCGTAAACATATACAAGCTACGATTCAGTTCTCTTAAAACATAAATTAGATTGTCCAATAAGAACAATGATGTATACAGGTAGTGTAGTTCACAATATTTAATAGTGTACATTAAGTGTGACTTACCAGTCACTTCATCAATCAGTGACTGTGAGAGCATGAATGTGTACTCCTACGTCGTTGACTGACTGAGGGCAGACAAACGATACCAACACCAGAAACTGAGAAGCAAAACAACGATTAAGGAGGATATATAATCATAATTTTTAAAGGAAATAACGTCGACTTGAAAGTCTAGTAAGGGGCGGACCTAAAGCTTGTGTTGGGTGTGCGGGCGCCCCAGTGTAATAGATACGCAAAAATCCTGAGCGCCCCCGTTGAAATTTTGCAATCGCCCCCTTGAACTCGTCAGATCTTTGTGGATCAGCAGAACCAGCAGGGTTCTGAGGGTGGGTCCGGCGAAACAATTGTGTTACTCTGCAGTGGCTCTATATTTGCTCTGGAGTTGTAACAGCGGAGTGATGAAGATGATAACCTTTATGTGTTTGGGCTTCATAATAGTTAGCAGCCCAATTTTAATCTAAATAAATGTCATCAGCCCAATATTCAATATAAACATAACTTTCTTTCTCTATGAGTTTTATATGtcaaaagtaaaaacaaaaaaTGACAGCGTTAGAGATGGTAAAAAAATAATGTGTTGTGTTTACTATTTATTTACCTATTAGTTTATTTAACTtgatataaaatattttaacttttttatcaaatttcttttatttgatttATTGTTTAATAAGTTTTACTGTTTAATGTCCGGTCCGGTTGTACAACCATTTTATGGCTAGATTTTAATTAAACTAGTGTTGTTCATCAACGCACGTTGTGCGATTACAATACGCCTTTACGTATGGGGGTGTGCAAGATGTTGATTTTCAGTGGTCTTTTGCGGCGTCCAATGTGATTTGTAGTAGACAATAAATGTATAGATGCCATTAGATGTCGTCCCTTGCTCTTTTTACCTTCATAGAGTTGTTGCAAGCCATGATTTCATTCCCTTTTGATATATCATCAGGGTTTAGGGGAATTATATGATTTTTGCATGTAGTGCGCCTAAACCTCTTTGCAGCAAAAAGGAATAAGCTGCCAAAAGGGCATATAGTGAAGTAATTTTacaatagagttaattactgttttcgtccctgaggtttgtcaaaaataacggtttcagtccattagtttaaaaattgcgatttcagtccattagtttcattttcgtaaccatttcagtccactaacttaactccatccatttattttgttaactttgagttaactaactaattcagggacggtttgcgtcagttttaaaaacacagggacttaagtgtaaactctaaaacattaaaacaaaaaaaatagtaaattccaaaaaatcaaaaaaattccaaaaaaaccaaacaaattccaaaaaattctaaaaaattataaaaattctaaaaaatcataaaaattctaaaaaattctaaaaaatccaaaaaatccgttttggcgcgaactgtttcgaacccgaaccgtttcgagcttaaccgtttcgacgcgaaccgtttcgagctgaaccgtccgtaccgtttcgaccggaaccgtttcgagctgaaccgtttcgacgcgaaccgtttcgacccgtaccgtttcgagccgaaccgtttcgacccgtaccgtttcgaagccgaaccgtttcgagctgaaccgtttcgaaccgaaccgtttcgacccgtaccgtttcgaagccgaaccgtttcaagccgtaccgtttcgaaccgaaccgtttcgagctgaaccgtttcgaaccgaaccgtgccgtatcgaaccgaac
Above is a window of Helianthus annuus cultivar XRQ/B chromosome 14, HanXRQr2.0-SUNRISE, whole genome shotgun sequence DNA encoding:
- the LOC110904151 gene encoding pentatricopeptide repeat-containing protein At3g26782, mitochondrial, with protein sequence MKITKVALVAANSSLQLAVNHSSRNHPNLVTFFNKYVDTTKVWSWNSVIADLARGGDSVESLLAFSAMRKLSLTPNRSTFPCAIKSCSALFDLHSGRQIQSQAFVFGFHDDVFVSSALINMYSKCGHLDDAQNLFDETPVRNMVSWTSMITGYVQNGRPFDALSLFKDFLTEESVAENENEVCVDAVAMVSVLAACSSISNKNVTEGVHGVVVKKGFAENTRIGNTLVDAYAKCGQLRFSRKAFNEIINKDVTTWNSMIAVCAQHGMSTEALDLFYAMVRDADVNHNAVTLSAVLLACAHSGALQIGKCIHDQVIKMGLEDDVVVGTSIVDMYCKCGRVTIARTAFDRMKNKNVRSWTAMVAGYGMHGYAQEALDVFYEMVRVNILPNYITFVSVLSACSHAGLVDEGWHWFQTMTRKYSIEPGVEHYSCMVDLFGRAGFLNRAYDLIKKMKVRPDFVVWGSLLAACRMHKNVDLGEIAAKKLFELDPQNCGYYVLLSNMYADAGRWNDVEKMRIYMKSHALSKTPGFSLVELKGQVHVFLVGDKEHPDHEKIYLYLEELCMKVQEAGYVPNMTSVLHDIDNEEKEMTLKIHSEKLAVAYAVMNSVPGSTIQVIKNLRICGDCHETIKLIAKIVNRDIVVRDSKRFHHFSDGLCSCGDYW